A part of Dryobates pubescens isolate bDryPub1 chromosome 3, bDryPub1.pri, whole genome shotgun sequence genomic DNA contains:
- the KCNF1 gene encoding potassium voltage-gated channel subfamily F member 1, whose protein sequence is MAGDSSFPDVESDGSEKNEETEIVVNVGGVRQVFYGDNLNQYPETRLAELINCLSGGYDSIFSLCDDYDPGKREFYFDRDPDAFKCIVDVYYFGEIHMKKGICPICFKNEMEFWKVDLKFLDDCCKTHLSEKREELEEIARRVQLILDDLGVDASESRGKRCQKYIWKFLEKPESSYPARVIAVLSFLFILISSIVMCVGTIPDLQIVDAEGNRMEHPTLDSIETACIVWFTMEYVLRLISSPNKLHFVLSFMNIVDVLAILPFYVSLTLTHLGAKLMELSNVQQAVQALRIMRIARIFKLARHSSGLQTLTYALKRSFKELGLLLMYLAVGIFVFSALGYTMEQSHPETLFKSIPQSFWWAIITMTTVGYGDIYPKTTLGKLNAAISFLCGVIAIALPIHPIINNFVRYYNKQRVLETAAKHELELMELNSADGKATNSKNELEDLAREGKEAPFHSSRLKVSHSDTFIHLLSEEKQYRTRLQSCK, encoded by the coding sequence ATGGCAGGCGACTCCAGTTTCCCAGATGTGGAGAGCGATGGATCAGAAAAAAACGAAGAAACGGAGATCGTAGTCAATGTTGGTGGGGTAAGGCAGGTGTTCTATGGAGACAACCTGAATCAGTACCCAGAAACACGACTGGCAGAGCTGATCAACTGTTTATCGGGGGGATATGATAGCATATTCTCACTCTGTGATGACTATGATCCTGGAAAAAGAGAGTTTTACTTTGACAGAGATCCAGATGCTTTCAAATGCATTGTTGACGTGTACTACTTTGGGGAAATTCACATGAAGAAAGGAATATGCCCCATATGTTTCAAGAATGAAATGGAATTTTGGAAAGTGGATCTAAAATTTTTGGATGACTGCTGCAAAACTCATCTAAGTGAAAAAAGGGAGGAACTGGAAGAAATAGCCCGAAGAGTGCAACTGATTCTGGATGACCTGGGAGTAGATGCCTCAGAAAGTCGGGGGAAAAGGTGCCAAAAATACATCTGGAAATTTCTGGAGAAGCCAGAATCATCCTACCCAGCTCGGGTGATTGCTGTTCTGtcctttctgtttattttgatCTCCTCCATTGTGATGTGCGTGGGGACCATCCCAGACCTGCAGATTGTAGACGCGGAGGGGAACCGTATGGAGCACCCAACTCTGGACAGCATAGAGACAGCCTGTATAGTCTGGTTTACCATGGAGTATGTGCTCAGGCTAATCTCCTCTCCCAACAAACTCCACTTTGTCTTGTCTTTCATGAACATTGTTGACGTGCTAGCAATACTTCCATTCTatgtcagcctgaccttgacCCACTTGGGAGCCAAGCTCATGGAGCTGAGCAATGTCCAGCAGGCGGTCCAGGCGCTGCGCATCATGAGGATCGCGAGGATTTTCAAGCTTGCACGGCACTCCTCAGGGCTCCAGACTCTAACCTATGCCCTGAAACGCAGCTTTAAGGAGCTTGGGCTGCTCCTCATGTATTTAGCTGTTGGTATCTTTGTCTTTTCTGCCCTGGGTTATACCATGGAGCAAAGCCACCCCGAAACTTTATTTAAAAGCATCCCTCAGTCATTTTGGTGGGCAATCATTACCATGACCACGGTTGGATACGGAGATATATACCCTAAAACAACACTAGGAAAACTGAATGCTGCCATCAGTTTTCTGTGTGGAGTGATAGCGATTGCCCTTCCCATCCATCCCATAATTAACAACTTTGTCAGATACTATAACAAACAGAGAGTTTTAGAAACAGCTGCCAAGCATGAATTAGAGCTGATGGAGCTGAACTCAGCTGATGGGAAAGCCACAAACTCCAAGAATGAACTAGAGGATCTtgcaagggaaggcaaggaggctcCTTTTCATAGCAGCCGGCTAAAAGTCTCCCACAGTGA